A region from the Agrococcus sp. SL85 genome encodes:
- a CDS encoding phage major capsid protein, whose amino-acid sequence MSTALKERMTAALKAARDIAAKAEAEGRDLTDDEAADAAKHLGAYTEAKTAFERSSKSDEVKSALDAIGLDLGLERTDPEVKQTPQGFMHLGKQKSVGAMFVESDEYKGLMAQFPGGRIAEKARVQGSPFGIKSLVTGASDTSGGAFVNTDVTGIYETLGRRPLTIRDLISVRQTQSDTVEYVRQTAGSSAAAPVPEATSSATDGTATTVTGGYKPEGSMAFQKVTESVKTIAVWVPATKRSLSDASQLRGLIDDELRADLAEEEENQILNGDGEGENFEGILNTSGIQTQAYSATVEGLDPLLETTLKAKTKVRTVGRSIANGYLLNPADWEAIQLARLAKNPQNEALAAGVPTLHGLPVVESEGIAQGRGLVADFRKAILWDREQASITATDSHADFFIRNLVAVLGEQRGAFGMTRPSAAVEIDLSAA is encoded by the coding sequence ATGAGCACCGCACTGAAGGAGCGGATGACCGCGGCGCTGAAGGCAGCCCGCGACATCGCCGCGAAGGCCGAGGCCGAGGGCCGCGACCTCACCGACGACGAGGCGGCCGACGCGGCCAAGCACCTCGGCGCCTACACCGAGGCCAAGACCGCGTTCGAGCGCAGCTCGAAGTCGGACGAGGTCAAGTCCGCCCTCGACGCCATCGGCCTCGACCTGGGCCTCGAGCGCACGGACCCGGAGGTCAAGCAGACCCCGCAGGGCTTCATGCACCTCGGCAAGCAGAAGTCCGTGGGCGCCATGTTCGTCGAGTCGGACGAGTACAAGGGCCTCATGGCCCAGTTCCCGGGCGGCCGCATCGCGGAGAAGGCCCGGGTCCAGGGCTCGCCGTTCGGCATCAAGTCGCTCGTCACCGGCGCCTCCGACACGTCGGGCGGCGCGTTCGTCAACACGGACGTCACCGGCATCTACGAGACGCTCGGCCGCCGCCCGCTCACCATCCGCGACCTCATCTCGGTCCGCCAGACCCAGTCGGACACGGTCGAGTACGTCCGCCAGACGGCCGGCTCGTCCGCCGCGGCGCCCGTCCCCGAGGCGACGTCGTCGGCCACCGACGGCACCGCCACGACCGTCACGGGCGGCTACAAGCCCGAGGGCTCCATGGCCTTCCAGAAGGTCACCGAGTCCGTCAAGACGATCGCCGTCTGGGTGCCCGCCACCAAGCGGTCGCTCTCCGACGCCTCGCAGCTGCGCGGCCTCATCGACGACGAGCTCCGCGCCGACCTGGCGGAGGAGGAGGAGAACCAGATCCTCAACGGCGACGGCGAGGGCGAGAACTTCGAGGGCATCCTCAACACGTCTGGCATCCAGACGCAGGCCTACTCGGCCACCGTCGAGGGCCTCGACCCGCTCCTCGAGACCACGCTCAAGGCGAAGACGAAGGTCCGCACCGTCGGCCGCTCGATCGCCAACGGCTACCTCCTCAACCCGGCGGACTGGGAGGCCATCCAGCTCGCCCGCCTCGCGAAGAACCCGCAGAACGAGGCGCTCGCCGCCGGCGTCCCCACGCTCCACGGCCTCCCGGTCGTCGAGTCGGAGGGCATCGCCCAGGGCCGCGGCCTCGTCGCGGACTTCCGCAAGGCGATCCTCTGGGACCGCGAGCAGGCGTCGATCACGGCGACGGACTCGCACGCGGACTTCTTCATCCGCAACCTGGTCGCCGTCCTCGGCGAGCAGCGCGGCGCGTTCGGCATGACGCGCCCGTCGGCCGCGGTGGAGATCGACCTCTCCGCAGCCTGA
- a CDS encoding PD-(D/E)XK nuclease family protein: MSRFEPIRSGTRSQFDHAVVVGRDLTAVVADAIRQQPRTLQKSIGPSEIGNPCARAILSKLAGATDPRAGEAAWRPAVGTAIHAQLEGWFRPLHDRYLVEQRVHLGQWAGQDIAGTCDLYDLHTRTVIDWKSGSQTRIKAYRANGPNDTYRIQAHLYGLGLLRSTAHVPEHVALVWVPRDGDLTDMHVWSEPFDPGVALDALTRLDGLAAELRLLGLEAALNEHPTCTDHWCGWCRATTRPTTLAEAFAAATR, from the coding sequence ATGAGCCGATTCGAGCCGATCCGCAGCGGGACACGCAGCCAGTTCGACCACGCGGTCGTCGTCGGCCGCGACCTGACCGCCGTCGTCGCCGACGCGATCCGGCAGCAGCCCCGCACCCTGCAGAAGTCGATCGGCCCGTCCGAGATCGGGAACCCGTGCGCCCGCGCGATCCTCTCGAAGCTCGCCGGCGCCACCGACCCGCGCGCGGGCGAGGCCGCGTGGCGGCCCGCCGTCGGCACCGCCATCCACGCGCAGCTCGAAGGCTGGTTCCGGCCCCTCCACGACCGCTACCTCGTCGAGCAGCGCGTCCACCTCGGCCAGTGGGCCGGGCAGGACATCGCCGGCACCTGCGACCTCTACGACCTCCACACGCGCACCGTCATCGACTGGAAGTCGGGCTCCCAGACCCGCATCAAGGCGTACCGCGCCAACGGCCCCAACGACACCTACCGCATCCAGGCGCACCTGTACGGGCTCGGCCTCCTCCGGTCGACCGCGCACGTTCCCGAGCACGTCGCCCTCGTCTGGGTCCCCCGCGACGGCGACCTCACCGACATGCACGTCTGGTCCGAGCCGTTCGACCCGGGCGTCGCCCTCGACGCCCTCACCCGCCTCGACGGCCTCGCCGCCGAACTCCGCCTCCTCGGACTCGAGGCGGCCCTCAACGAGCACCCCACCTGCACCGACCACTGGTGCGGATGGTGCCGGGCCACGACACGGCCCACCACCCTCGCCGAGGCCTTCGCCGCGGCAACCCGATGA
- a CDS encoding terminase small subunit, with protein sequence MAPMAPMAPRGSLVGDTLASFDAAKHLDDPQYDGVKRAMLDLARKIDAWDVIVDWALEDVAAAEGKTRPAVPANDNVSLSAYLKFCDQLGLSPAGAKALELSQEGKSGKSAKLTAMRGGRAPAAAAG encoded by the coding sequence ATGGCACCGATGGCACCGATGGCCCCGCGCGGAAGCCTCGTCGGGGACACGCTCGCATCGTTCGATGCCGCGAAGCACCTCGACGACCCGCAGTACGACGGCGTCAAGCGGGCCATGCTCGACCTCGCCCGGAAGATCGACGCCTGGGACGTGATCGTCGACTGGGCGCTCGAGGACGTCGCGGCCGCCGAGGGCAAGACGCGCCCCGCGGTCCCCGCCAACGACAACGTCAGCCTCTCCGCCTACCTCAAGTTCTGCGACCAGCTCGGCCTGTCGCCTGCCGGCGCCAAGGCGCTCGAGCTCAGCCAGGAGGGCAAGAGTGGCAAGTCCGCGAAGCTCACAGCCATGCGAGGCGGGCGCGCGCCGGCCGCGGCTGCTGGGTAA
- a CDS encoding bifunctional DNA primase/polymerase: MTAETPANPILDAALDLLAHGYSIVPIRADASKAPALASWRHYTAQRATPDTVRAWFADGGHDLGVVQGAISGGAELTELEGRAAHRLPELRELAYASGLGDVWDAITRGWVEMSPSGGWHFHYRVTGIDVPGNLKLARNADREVLAETRGEGGQVVVAPSTRHATGQPWRRIVGSPATAPTITAEERAALHELLRTLDEQPEQPAPAPRPASTADRQGSGDRLKPGDDYEARTDWADILEPHGWTLVYTQGRTRYWRRPGKNIGISATTGHAEDRDRLYVFTSSTEFQTETPYTKFGAYAVLDHHGDHAAAARELGRTGYGDKPQLAEVIHLTHANLADAVAAETPADVDEPQQTQPVAEAPGPAAPVDPLEQRISEEAARLLIQREARKRVEQLDAAATPPTPAWIDPTDHLDGTYAPPQPTIGTHLPGGLPILYPSAVNGLVGDPEAAKTLLATAIAIDTLHGGGTVAWIDLDHNGAPATIARFRRFGATKTQLGNPDTFRLGLPEDAAAADAIVADLVARPASLVVLDSIGELLPLYGASSNDADEYTRVHQQVMARIATAGAAVLTIDHLSKGTDSRTYGASGTIAKKRAYDGALIRVTVETSFAPGKGGQSELRIIKDRHGALRALADGGREPMLARFVLDERENSATRWHLAGPGLTIGDAIADVDAVAALDPPARSYRDIKHRLGWADRRSQDAWRSYKALSEGGES, encoded by the coding sequence ATGACCGCGGAGACCCCCGCCAACCCGATCCTCGACGCGGCCCTCGACCTGCTCGCGCACGGGTACTCGATCGTCCCCATCCGCGCCGACGCGTCCAAGGCGCCCGCGCTCGCCTCCTGGCGGCACTACACCGCCCAGCGCGCCACCCCCGACACCGTCCGGGCCTGGTTCGCCGACGGCGGCCACGACCTCGGCGTCGTCCAGGGCGCCATCAGCGGCGGGGCGGAACTCACCGAACTCGAGGGCCGCGCCGCCCACCGCCTCCCCGAACTCCGCGAACTCGCCTACGCGTCCGGCCTCGGCGACGTGTGGGACGCCATCACCCGCGGCTGGGTCGAGATGTCCCCGTCCGGCGGCTGGCACTTCCACTACCGCGTCACCGGCATCGACGTGCCCGGCAACCTCAAGCTCGCTCGCAACGCCGACCGCGAGGTCCTCGCCGAGACCCGCGGCGAAGGCGGCCAGGTCGTCGTCGCACCCTCCACCCGCCACGCCACCGGGCAGCCGTGGCGGCGCATCGTCGGCAGCCCCGCCACCGCCCCCACCATCACCGCCGAGGAGCGCGCCGCCCTCCACGAGCTCCTCCGCACCCTCGACGAGCAGCCCGAACAGCCCGCCCCCGCGCCGCGGCCCGCGTCGACGGCCGACCGGCAGGGGAGCGGCGACCGCCTCAAGCCCGGCGACGACTACGAGGCCCGCACCGACTGGGCCGACATCCTCGAGCCCCACGGCTGGACCCTCGTGTACACGCAGGGCCGCACCCGCTACTGGCGCCGCCCCGGCAAGAACATCGGCATCTCCGCCACCACCGGCCACGCCGAAGACCGCGACCGCCTCTACGTCTTCACCAGCAGCACCGAGTTCCAGACGGAGACGCCGTACACGAAGTTCGGCGCCTACGCCGTCCTCGACCACCACGGCGACCACGCCGCCGCCGCCCGCGAACTCGGCCGCACCGGCTACGGCGACAAGCCCCAGCTCGCCGAAGTCATCCACCTCACCCACGCGAACCTCGCCGACGCCGTCGCCGCCGAGACGCCCGCCGACGTCGACGAGCCGCAGCAGACGCAGCCCGTGGCCGAGGCCCCGGGGCCCGCCGCGCCCGTCGACCCGCTCGAGCAGCGCATCAGCGAGGAAGCCGCCCGCCTCCTCATCCAGCGCGAAGCCCGCAAGCGCGTCGAGCAGCTCGACGCCGCCGCCACCCCGCCCACACCCGCCTGGATCGACCCCACCGACCACCTCGACGGCACCTACGCGCCCCCGCAACCCACCATCGGCACCCACCTCCCCGGCGGCCTCCCGATCCTCTACCCGTCCGCCGTCAACGGCCTCGTCGGCGACCCCGAAGCAGCCAAGACGCTCCTCGCCACCGCCATCGCCATCGACACCCTCCACGGCGGCGGCACCGTCGCCTGGATCGACCTCGACCACAACGGCGCCCCCGCCACCATCGCCCGCTTCCGCCGCTTCGGCGCCACCAAGACCCAGCTCGGCAACCCCGACACGTTCCGCCTCGGCCTCCCCGAAGACGCGGCCGCAGCCGACGCGATCGTCGCCGACCTCGTCGCCCGGCCCGCCTCCCTCGTCGTCCTCGACTCCATCGGCGAGCTCCTGCCCCTCTACGGCGCCAGCAGCAACGACGCCGACGAGTACACGCGCGTCCACCAGCAGGTCATGGCGCGCATCGCGACCGCCGGCGCCGCCGTCCTCACCATCGACCACCTCTCCAAAGGCACCGACTCCCGCACCTACGGAGCATCCGGCACCATCGCCAAGAAGCGCGCCTACGACGGCGCCCTCATCCGCGTCACCGTCGAGACCTCCTTCGCGCCCGGCAAGGGCGGCCAGTCCGAGCTGCGCATCATCAAGGACCGCCACGGCGCCCTCCGCGCCCTCGCCGACGGCGGCCGCGAACCCATGCTCGCCCGCTTCGTCCTCGACGAACGCGAGAACTCCGCCACCCGCTGGCACCTCGCCGGCCCCGGCCTCACCATCGGCGACGCGATCGCCGACGTCGACGCCGTCGCCGCACTCGACCCGCCCGCCCGCTCCTACCGCGACATCAAGCACCGCCTCGGCTGGGCCGACCGCCGCAGCCAGGACGCCTGGCGCTCCTACAAGGCACTGTCCGAGGGTGGCGAGTCGTGA
- a CDS encoding phage portal protein: MVYAVTDGKLGRLHKPTYQAPSALRLADRTQDYAALYREQNAVRTVVDFLARNIAQLSLHTFRRLDDNDRERVRDHPVARLLARPNPYTTPYRFMRALVSDRGIYDRALLVKVTTKDGEPTLVRIPPRLWTIPDDESWLHPSGFIVEGSRGKAFVKAEDTVYFRGYNPEDERWGLSTIESLRRALAEEYAAGQMREQVLRNGARASGYLERPVGAPTWSPQARERFRTGWRSQYSGQSATEGGGTPILEDGMKFVQASQTAEDLQYVQARKLTREEVASAFHIPPPMLGMLENATFSNITEQHKMLYQDTLGPMLRELEQEFALQVLPDFDDVDGVYVEFNLAEKMRGSFEEQAAQLQTSVGGPYMTRNEARGRANLPAIEGGDELIVPLNVLVGGQASPTDSTGAAAGAPAGALAALSGGDLKERVEAATALIRAGFDPSESLVAVGLDPIKHLGLLPVTIQKPIEPEGEVDDELVSDITKQGLAPSVKARPSDDETGAARDVLAAFFDRQARAVQPAIRSGGDWWDEQRWVDELADDLTPALAAITVGVAARQLRRLGLDEGNFNEEQTVNYLAAVARSTSESINTVTKDQLDAALEADDALEQVAHVFDVAATARADQGGLTLATGLAGWATVEAVEQARGSRGATKTWTVNSGNPRPSHAAMAGETVPLDDTFSNGARWPGDSSALDVDEVAGCSCDVVINLD, from the coding sequence ATGGTCTACGCCGTCACCGACGGGAAGCTCGGCCGCCTCCACAAGCCGACCTACCAGGCCCCGTCCGCGCTCCGCCTCGCCGACCGCACCCAGGACTACGCCGCGCTCTACCGCGAGCAGAACGCCGTCCGCACCGTCGTCGACTTCCTCGCCCGGAACATCGCGCAGCTGTCGCTGCACACCTTCCGCCGCCTCGACGACAACGACCGCGAGCGGGTCCGCGACCACCCCGTGGCGCGCCTGCTCGCCCGACCGAACCCGTACACGACCCCGTACCGGTTCATGCGAGCGCTCGTCAGCGACCGTGGCATCTACGACCGCGCGCTGCTCGTCAAGGTCACCACGAAGGACGGCGAGCCCACGCTCGTGCGCATCCCGCCGCGCCTGTGGACCATCCCCGACGACGAGTCGTGGCTGCACCCCTCCGGCTTCATCGTCGAGGGCAGCCGCGGCAAGGCGTTCGTCAAGGCCGAGGACACCGTCTACTTCCGCGGCTACAACCCCGAGGACGAGCGCTGGGGCCTCTCCACCATCGAGTCGCTCCGCCGCGCGCTCGCCGAGGAGTACGCCGCCGGCCAGATGCGCGAGCAGGTGCTCCGCAACGGCGCCCGCGCGTCCGGCTACCTCGAGCGCCCGGTCGGCGCCCCGACCTGGTCGCCGCAGGCGCGCGAGCGCTTCCGCACCGGCTGGCGATCGCAGTACAGCGGCCAGTCCGCGACCGAGGGCGGCGGCACGCCGATCCTCGAGGACGGCATGAAGTTCGTGCAGGCGTCGCAGACCGCCGAGGACCTGCAGTACGTCCAGGCGCGGAAGCTCACCCGCGAGGAAGTCGCCTCCGCCTTCCACATCCCGCCGCCCATGCTCGGCATGCTCGAGAACGCCACGTTCTCCAACATCACCGAGCAGCACAAGATGCTCTACCAGGACACCCTGGGCCCGATGCTCCGCGAGCTCGAGCAGGAGTTCGCGCTGCAGGTGCTGCCCGACTTCGACGACGTCGACGGCGTCTACGTCGAGTTCAACCTCGCCGAGAAGATGCGCGGCTCTTTCGAGGAGCAGGCAGCGCAGCTGCAGACGTCGGTGGGCGGGCCGTACATGACCCGCAATGAGGCGCGCGGTCGTGCGAACCTTCCCGCGATCGAGGGCGGCGACGAGCTCATCGTCCCGCTCAACGTGCTCGTCGGCGGGCAGGCGTCGCCGACGGACTCGACCGGCGCAGCCGCTGGCGCTCCCGCAGGGGCTCTCGCAGCCCTCTCGGGCGGCGACCTCAAGGAGCGCGTCGAGGCGGCCACGGCCCTCATCCGCGCCGGCTTCGACCCGTCGGAGTCGCTCGTCGCTGTGGGGCTTGACCCGATCAAGCACCTTGGCCTGCTGCCCGTGACGATCCAGAAGCCGATCGAGCCGGAGGGCGAAGTCGACGACGAGCTCGTCAGCGACATCACGAAGCAGGGGCTCGCGCCGAGCGTGAAGGCTCGCCCGAGCGACGACGAGACCGGCGCCGCACGCGACGTGCTCGCCGCGTTCTTCGACCGCCAGGCACGAGCCGTCCAGCCCGCGATTCGCAGCGGCGGCGACTGGTGGGACGAGCAGCGGTGGGTCGACGAACTCGCCGACGACCTGACGCCCGCGCTCGCGGCCATCACCGTCGGCGTCGCCGCCCGCCAGCTGCGCCGCCTCGGCCTCGACGAGGGCAACTTCAACGAGGAGCAGACGGTCAACTACCTCGCGGCCGTCGCCCGCTCCACGTCGGAGTCCATCAACACCGTCACCAAGGACCAGCTCGATGCCGCCCTCGAGGCGGACGACGCGCTCGAGCAAGTCGCGCACGTCTTCGACGTCGCGGCCACCGCGCGCGCCGACCAAGGCGGACTCACCCTCGCTACCGGCCTCGCCGGCTGGGCGACCGTCGAGGCCGTCGAGCAGGCCCGCGGCAGCCGCGGCGCGACGAAGACCTGGACCGTCAACTCCGGCAACCCCCGCCCCTCGCACGCCGCCATGGCAGGCGAGACCGTCCCCCTCGACGACACCTTCTCGAACGGCGCCCGCTGGCCGGGCGACTCCTCCGCGCTCGACGTGGACGAAGTCGCCGGCTGCTCCTGCGACGTCGTCATCAACCTCGACTAG
- a CDS encoding phage tail tape measure protein produces MANGVELATAWVRLVPSMEGVQEQIVGQFAPAERAAEESGRRAGGRFSSAASLAIGGAAIGAGLVAGFRGLYEVGSIFDDVSDTIRVGTGAVGEDLAALEQSARNVGTTVPAEFSAVGQTVADLNTRMGLTGEELETVASQYLEAGRILGQDIDIASTSAAFNAFGVEQDGVSDAMDRFFQVSQATGVGMNELASGVQANAPALQALGFSLDDSVSLLGALDKGGLNANQVMSSLSRGLVNLARDGEEPAEAFQRVTGELQGFVDEGNTAAAIDLASQVFGTRGASQFVGALQSGVLNLEDLQASVGSTADTILGAGEETQDFAETWQLVQNQALAALEPLASQVFAAMGEGLVFLMPYLEGFAAWLGENPDLLTALAIGLGVVAVALGVAAIAQWAMNSAMLASPLTWIILAVVALIAAIVLLALNWDTVVAWISEVWGGFVGWLTEVVNGFVAWWNSVWGAVGAFFTGLWDGLVAWVIEVWGGFIGWLQDVGNGLAEWWNGLWSGIGDFFAGVWDGIVAAARGAINTVIDLVNGIINAINDVAGVIGGAFGVDFTIPNVPRLAQGATIKPRRGGTLAVLAEAGRPETVVDTGLVNRALAEGLDGENGGKSTDADLAERIADILWQRERTTARTLGQVARGYTDDAMTGVVRR; encoded by the coding sequence GTGGCCAACGGAGTGGAGCTCGCGACCGCCTGGGTGCGCCTCGTCCCCTCGATGGAGGGCGTGCAGGAGCAGATCGTCGGCCAGTTCGCTCCCGCCGAGCGGGCGGCGGAGGAGTCCGGGCGTCGCGCAGGCGGCCGCTTCTCCTCCGCCGCCTCCCTAGCCATCGGAGGCGCCGCGATCGGCGCCGGCCTCGTCGCTGGCTTCCGCGGCCTCTACGAGGTCGGCAGCATCTTCGACGACGTCTCCGACACCATCCGCGTCGGCACGGGCGCCGTCGGCGAGGACCTCGCCGCGCTCGAGCAGTCCGCTCGGAACGTCGGCACCACGGTGCCCGCCGAGTTCTCCGCCGTCGGCCAGACCGTCGCCGACCTCAACACCCGCATGGGCCTCACGGGCGAGGAGCTCGAGACCGTCGCCTCGCAGTACCTCGAGGCCGGCCGCATCCTCGGCCAGGACATCGACATCGCCTCCACGTCCGCCGCGTTCAACGCCTTCGGTGTCGAGCAGGACGGCGTCTCCGACGCCATGGACCGCTTCTTCCAGGTGTCGCAGGCCACGGGCGTCGGCATGAACGAGCTCGCCTCCGGCGTGCAGGCGAACGCGCCCGCGCTGCAGGCGCTCGGCTTCTCGCTCGACGACTCCGTCTCGCTCCTCGGCGCGCTCGACAAGGGCGGCCTCAACGCCAACCAGGTCATGTCGTCGCTGTCGCGCGGCCTCGTGAACCTCGCCCGCGACGGCGAGGAGCCCGCCGAGGCCTTCCAGCGCGTCACCGGCGAGCTGCAGGGCTTCGTCGACGAAGGCAACACGGCCGCCGCCATCGACCTCGCCTCGCAGGTGTTCGGCACCCGCGGCGCCTCGCAGTTCGTCGGCGCGCTGCAATCCGGCGTCCTCAACCTCGAGGACCTGCAGGCTTCCGTCGGCTCCACCGCCGACACCATCCTCGGCGCGGGCGAGGAGACGCAGGACTTCGCCGAGACCTGGCAGCTCGTGCAGAACCAGGCGCTCGCGGCGCTCGAGCCCCTCGCCTCCCAGGTGTTCGCCGCCATGGGCGAGGGCCTCGTCTTCCTGATGCCCTACCTCGAGGGCTTCGCCGCCTGGCTCGGCGAGAACCCCGACCTCCTCACCGCGCTCGCCATCGGCCTCGGCGTCGTCGCCGTCGCGCTCGGCGTCGCCGCCATCGCCCAGTGGGCGATGAACAGCGCCATGCTCGCGTCGCCGCTCACCTGGATCATCCTGGCCGTCGTCGCGCTCATCGCCGCCATCGTGCTGCTCGCCCTCAACTGGGACACCGTCGTCGCGTGGATCAGCGAGGTGTGGGGCGGCTTCGTCGGCTGGCTCACCGAGGTCGTCAACGGCTTCGTCGCATGGTGGAACAGCGTGTGGGGCGCCGTCGGCGCGTTCTTCACCGGCCTCTGGGACGGGCTCGTCGCCTGGGTCATCGAGGTGTGGGGCGGCTTCATCGGCTGGCTGCAGGACGTCGGCAACGGCCTCGCCGAGTGGTGGAACGGCCTGTGGTCCGGCATCGGTGACTTCTTCGCCGGAGTCTGGGACGGCATCGTCGCAGCCGCTCGCGGCGCCATCAACACCGTCATCGACCTCGTCAACGGCATCATCAACGCCATCAACGACGTCGCCGGCGTCATCGGCGGCGCCTTCGGCGTCGACTTCACCATCCCCAACGTGCCCCGCCTCGCGCAGGGCGCGACGATCAAGCCGCGCCGCGGCGGCACGCTCGCAGTCCTCGCCGAGGCCGGCCGGCCGGAGACCGTCGTCGACACCGGCCTCGTCAACCGGGCCCTCGCCGAGGGACTCGACGGCGAGAACGGCGGCAAATCCACCGACGCCGACCTCGCCGAGCGCATCGCCGACATCCTCTGGCAGCGCGAGCGCACCACCGCGCGAACGCTCGGGCAGGTCGCGCGCGGCTACACCGATGACGCCATGACAGGAGTGGTGCGGCGATGA
- a CDS encoding HK97 family phage prohead protease, translating into MQIKQTPVSFKAGPDDGLAEGEFLVYPSTFTRTPDAYGDVIAKGAFLDTIEQWKTSGNTLPGLFGHRMDDPDFYVAGAIDMGEDDHGWWVKGAFDLDSPKGPQVYRLVKGKRLTQLSFAFDTLEDGTVTLDNGDQARELRKVHVHEFSFVPIGANQDTSVVAIKALVEQVVAEAEVKAGRAISAKNESTLREAVDKIAAAAGDIKNVLSVLDDGEPTDAGKASGTTNANAEEPSRANAEEPKSHPSARTRLQIELATAELDILNGKG; encoded by the coding sequence ATGCAGATCAAGCAGACGCCGGTCAGCTTCAAGGCTGGCCCAGACGACGGGCTCGCCGAGGGCGAGTTCCTCGTCTACCCGTCCACCTTCACCCGCACGCCCGACGCCTACGGCGACGTCATCGCCAAGGGCGCCTTCCTCGACACCATCGAGCAGTGGAAGACGTCGGGCAACACCCTGCCCGGCCTGTTCGGCCACCGCATGGACGACCCCGACTTCTACGTCGCCGGCGCCATCGACATGGGCGAGGACGACCACGGCTGGTGGGTGAAGGGCGCGTTCGACCTCGACTCGCCCAAGGGCCCCCAGGTGTATCGGCTCGTGAAGGGCAAGCGGCTCACGCAGCTGTCCTTCGCGTTCGACACGCTCGAGGACGGCACCGTCACCCTCGACAACGGCGACCAGGCGCGCGAGCTCCGCAAGGTGCACGTCCACGAGTTCTCCTTCGTGCCGATCGGCGCGAACCAGGACACGTCCGTCGTCGCCATCAAGGCGCTCGTCGAGCAGGTCGTCGCCGAGGCTGAGGTCAAGGCCGGCCGCGCGATCAGCGCCAAGAACGAGTCCACGCTCCGCGAGGCGGTCGACAAGATCGCCGCCGCCGCGGGCGACATCAAGAACGTGCTCTCCGTCCTCGACGACGGAGAGCCGACCGACGCTGGAAAGGCCAGCGGAACGACCAACGCCAACGCCGAGGAGCCCAGCCGGGCCAACGCCGAGGAGCCGAAGTCGCACCCGTCCGCCCGCACACGTCTGCAGATCGAGCTGGCGACCGCCGAGCTCGACATCCTCAACGGAAAGGGGTAG